Within Vicia villosa cultivar HV-30 ecotype Madison, WI linkage group LG1, Vvil1.0, whole genome shotgun sequence, the genomic segment GTAGTGAAGTGAGGATAAATTTCCTTTATATAAAAGGAAAACTTTGGCTCAAAATAGAAATAATTCATGGGTCATTTTAATGACTCAATTGATTAATCCTAGATGTTAATCGATTAAGGACTTTCAAAATATGACAACCCTAATCTAAAAAAGAAAACTCTAAAACGGCTAGATGATTTAATCGAATAAAATATTTTCTGATCGATTAAGAAGTCATTTAGCTTGTTTTAATCGATTGGATCAAGTCCTTAATCAATTAGCCCGTGTTAAAACTTTCTCATTTATTTAGAAACACCTTTTGATCAATTTCATACCAGCCTTGATAGATTTTCAAGAAGTTTTATAAAATAAGAGAgggtttaaaaaaaactttaatgtgtgtgtgtgtgattggCTCAATACTTCAAGACTTACTCTTGatcttttatattttaagtgATCACTCTAAGACGCTAAGTGTAGGACCAGACAAACTTTCACAACTTAAGAACTCTGAGTTTTCTTGACTGATACAACAATAATTTAGCACTTCAACTGGAACTTGAATCTTCTGATTATTAAGGTTTGAGATGTCTTCTTGATCAGGTGTCATCATTAAAAGTTTTACTTGACAATTGAAATTAACATCCCATTTCACATAAAACTCTCAACattcaaaaattatttaatttatggaGTTGTTATCTTCAAAGATGCTCTattcgttgtcatcatcaaaattatttcttactTTCTAAGATATGTTTGTAAAGAGTACACTCTCAAGACTCAAGTCTCAATCGTTAGACCAATTCTTAGGGATTAGTAACCGATTTTATTAATTTGACCGATGAATCAATTGAGTCCGCCAATTTTCACATCAATTACATTTCTAATTTTTTGGTTTTTCCAATATGCCTTACCCTCAGATGGCGCTATGGTCTGCCTGTAGCCAGTGCAACGACCCGTAGCGCATTAGAGGTTGGCCTCATATTCCATTTTGACAAATGGTAGTTTTTATGGCCCTACCATTTTTGTTTGCTTCAGTTGTTTATCTTGATCATCAATGCTTCATTATACAAATTTAAGTCGTTATTTATGGATTAAGGTCTTATATAAAGTCATGTAACAATGTAAAAAACACCAGATCATTTTTTACATATTAAGTATAGTTTTGTGCTTTGttattttctacttttttttttattcaatgcATTTCAGATTTTAATTTCAGCTTTATTTTATGAGTACACTTGTGTTTATGCTTCTTATTttattggcttaattgcaactttagtccccctattttgtctttttcttgatttcgatccctctattttaaaaatcactattttagtcccctttttaagttttctgtgcaattttcgtccccctattttgcttttttctgcaaaattagtccctatcGCTATCTCTTTTTCAATTGAAAACTcaaaagggggaccaaaatcgtgattttaaaaatggggggactaaaatcgagaaaaagacaaaatagggggaccaaagttgcaattaagcctattttatttagtttaattgtaAGTATGTGCATGTAGAACTTTTTAGAATTTCAAAACATGAAAATTGTTTTAGGGTGTATTTGATTTACTAAAAAACGAGGGACTGAGGGACTTGACCCAACAATCTTTTTTTTATCCTATTTAATGTTGAAACAAATAGAGGAGACAGGACAAAAACATAAATTTTTGTCTCATTAAATCATGGGACAACTTTTGGTCCCAAACACAATGGAATCAAAATAAAATAGGATCGAAAAATAGTGCTCCTAATACAAACACTATATACTATTGTGTATGAGAGACTCGGATCTACATGTTCCTATGTTGTCTCATGTACTGGTTCTACAGTGTCTCCCATGCCAAAGTATTTTGAATGgattcaaaaatgcattttcaaaATTCGAAAGTATTTTGTTTTTCACAAGAATGTTGTAGCAATTCACAGAGCTCCTTAAATTCTATCTGGTTTTCAAATTACTTCAAAGACCAAAGGTGTCAAGCAATGGTGGATTTGAATCACGTCTCTGCAGCCTTACAACACCAGTAAGGATGTCTATTTATAGATTAAAGAAAACAATATTAAGTCACCTAAAAAATAACATATCACGTGACACATTGCTTTTCTTCAATTTTCGTTTTCGATCTAGTATCCAACTTCATAGAACAATAAATTAAAGGGTATTTTTGACAAAATTGAACAACTTCATAGAACAATAAGGGGGTGTGAAATCCACAACACATTAAATGAACAATGGTCTTTAAAGTAGACATTTCTTAGTCTTATCCTCAGTACTTGTGTTTTCTCACAAGATTGTTCACAATATCAACCAACAAACCTTACTAACCATGAACAAGTCCAAGGGATTCCTGATCCTAAATATTAGGATCTTGTCTAAAAACTTGTGAAAACGGTACAAGCAGTGAGTGAAATGGTTCCTGGCCAGACAATAACTAGCATGAGCCATGACACCAAGACAAATGCTGCATTTTATGTTTACTGCTGGGAAAATCACTGGCTTAAATTATGAGTAGTAGCTTTCAAGATTTTTGGATACATTGTTTATCTCTCCCTTTTTTCAAGGGAGTGGTGACTTACAGAAACTTcaacatttgaagattttataggTAAATCCCAAATGTTTGTTGTTTAAAAACTTCTATGTCATGATGTTTGTAGTGATTATTCAATTAATCATGTTTCAGGTGTTACAAATCATGAACATAGTGATCAATCAAGCAGAAAATAATGACTTTGAACTTTGTTAGCGTGCCCTATTTATATGACACTTAACACAGCTTAAATACGAAAAACACAGCTGTTAAGATTGTTCTCAACTCCAACTTTCACTGTTTTATATCACCAGGTCGATGTAATTTCAATTCTATCTTTTAAAGGCCAAAATCAAACTCCAATGAGAAAAGGTGTATCGGATTACCATCGAATTTGTATGTTCCACAACAATAAAAAAACACATAAACCACAACAAGCAACACCAATAATAATAACAAGAGATACATAATAATATACTAAGCATGGTGTTTGTAAATCTTAATGTTGGCCAGAGGCAAGATGGATTGACATGTCACAGCATCCCAATAACTACACATCGCTAGAAAACAAAAAAGTGCTCAAAAGGCTAGAAGAAAACAATTTACCTACTAGTATAACACTTATTTCTTCTTCTTAGTAGGTGGCTGAAGAGCCGccacttcttcatcttcttcctcttcttcgtctTCATCCTCGTCTTCATCATCTTCGTCATCACCATCGTCATCTtctccatcatcatcatcgtcatcgtCGTCACTTCCTCCGCCACCGTTAGGCACGGGATCATCCTCAGGGTcggcttcatcatcatcttcatcaccagaGAAGtcctcatcatcttcatcgtCATCCTCGTCATTCACATCATCATCGTcgtcatcgtcatcatcatcctCTGTTTCACTTCCATCTTTGTTCTCTTCACAAGTATGGTTTCCCTTGTACAGCTGGTCTAAAGGAAACCTaatcaagaataaaaacaagTCAGGAAATTAGGATATTCCAAACGTAAAACAACCATAAATCATTTTAATAAAGTTAACATGTTTATTTCTACCTCCCATCCATTGGTGATATCAAATTATTGACATCTGTAAGAAGAGATCCAGTCtgcaagaaaaagaaagaaaaaaaaaaacaatatcatTCACTGAATGCATTGTAATTGATTGTATAAAACGAGAACAATTAGGTCAACCTAGTAAAAAATAGACTAAATTCAACCAATACCTATCGAATATACAACGCACGAGTGGACATACATAAACTGAGTTTCATATTGCAGTTTGATCGTCTGTGAGTGTACAACCTCAAGCAGAGATGCAAATAAACATTTCATAATAGAGTTTGCAACAGTTGCAACCCCAACTAAAACTATCACACTTCACAGCAATAAGTAACAAGAGCAAAACAAAACGCCAATTGGGCAAAAAGAAAACTCTATCTTTATAgtcatgaaacaaaaaaaaatgtaaaaggtTACTAACTGTTTGACAAGCTGAAACTGCAAAACAAACATTGATGCAATTCAGACACAAACAATGTAAAAAGAATCATAAACATGGCCACAACTGTCTCCTTGGAATCCCTTGTAACACATTGTCTAGTAAATTATTGGTATCAATCAATTTAGACACACTGTTAGAAAGGCATACAACAGCAAATTAGTCATACAGATACAGCAAGTGTAAAAATAAATCCAGGGCTGTCAATTGCAGTGCACTTGAAACGTTGGTTTTTTCAAATCCGGCTACATCATAGTGCTACAACAATTTGTACCAAACAATTTATTGCCTAGCAATAACGATTTCCGCTATAGCACCATAGAACCACTACAGCCACTATTTGACAACAGTAATGCATGCAACACAAATAGCTTAAACCATAAACCCTAGGATATTCAGCACCTTGTGTTAACCCATTGAAAAGAATACtaactcattctcttcaaatttacacaaattataagaaaataacaTTACAAGAATCTACAAAAAGTGTGATTCATGGAGAGTAAATACAAAACTGAAAATTGTGAGAGAAGGAGTATATACCGCTATGAGAAGATAAGCGAGGGATTTGCCGGTAGCAATGACGGTTTGAAGAACCAAAGCTTGGGCAAGAGAGGAAAGAGCCATGGCGTTGTTAGCGGAGGTGAGAAGTGGAAGCTCCATTGCCGACATAGTGTTACTGTGAGCGTGTGCTGCTAGAAGAGTTTGAGAGTGTGTGTGCGGGAAGTTGAGTTTGGTCCCGTTAGGGTTTTTATGATTCAAATTGATGTTGAATCAGCAAATTGTTTGCTTCCACGTCACTATCTTCGGGTATATAGTAGATTGTGTTTGTATTTGTGAAACATATCAAATCTTATTAGGAGCTAAATGGGCCTGTTTTGCTATACATAAGCCCGTTTTATTTTCCTTACTTCTCTCAAATTCCCTACTGTTATTAAAAATACTCCGAATGTTTGTGAAAACTCATCttcctatattttattttattttattaaaaaaatatatttgaattttaGAATTCGAACATATAAATCTATTTTTGGATTGtcaattgtattttttttcaaaacttttagaTGATTTAGCATCAAACGATTTAATTGTTACCCAATCtatgtttttagattttttagGGATGCTTATAAATACTTGTTAGTAGTATTTTGAGCCAGTTGCATGTTCTTGAGATTTTCTAGTGTAGACTTCACTTATTGAGTTGCATGTTCTTGAGATTTTCTAGTGTAGACTTCACTTATTGAGTTGCATGTTTTTGAGATTTTCTAGTGTAGACTTCACTTATTGAGTTGCATGTTCTTAAGATTTTCTAGTGTAGATTTCACTTATTGAGTGGgagtttcattttttttctaaaaaaatcttGTATGAATATGTTGTTAATTGTGCTCTTGGAACGGTTGATCattttgattgttgttgttttagaTGAGGTGGTTGCTAATACTATTGTGAGGATATTTGTTGTTGAACTTGATATGAATATTGTTGCCTCTGGTTTTGATATATATTGTACTGATTAAAATGTATAAGTGTGTGTTCCTCTTACAAGACATAGGGATTCAGAGGCCTTAGTAGGTATATTACGTTGTATGGTGGTTAGGGCTTTGTACACAACGGTGAAAATTCATGTATGGTGGTGTTTTATGGTGGTTTAGAGATCCGGCTCACATGAAGTGAGAGGCTCTGTTATTGAGTTGTATGCTTAAATGTAAGCGTATATGGGGTTTGATATGTATGGCTTAAGATTTGTCCTCTTATCTTACGAGGGAGATATATTTATAGAGACCTCTTAGGCCTATGGTTCTCTTGGCAAGGATCACCACACACTCAGCCAATGTCGGACCGTTGAATAGGAGGGTGTGGGTAAGTTAACGACCCTGACTTCTCTCCACCTAAGAAATGTTTTATCCCATGTTTCCCATGACTTAAGGCGAGGCAATACCTTCCCTTGGGCGATATCTTATTATCCCCACTCTTAGGGCATCATATAACCATATCCCTATAATGGTACTTGTACAAATATAATACTACATAGTCCCTAAATCACAAGGCATTTTGATAGAGGACAGAGTGTTTTTAGATCGAGAATCGGGAGAGTATCCCGAGGACCCGCATGTTTGGATGACATAGTTCCTCGGGTGAGGTTCATATTAGCTTGGGAGATCTAAGTCCCTCGGGAGAAATTATATGTAGTTCGCCTAATGAAAGTACAACTCCCTCAAGCGAGGCGTTAGACCTCTCCGGTGGGACTTCTATCAAGCCCTCAGAAAAGACTTGTGATCATGTCTTTTAGGTCAGAATTCAGTCGCGCCTCTTATGCATGATTTCTATTTTGGATCCCACACATGAAAACACTAAGTCCTTTAGGCGAGAGTTTAGTTAGCCTAGGGAATCTAATTCCCTCAAGCAAAGTGTAGCCTGGTTGATGAGACTACAAGTCCCTCAGCGAGGCGTTGAACCTCTCGTGCGAGACTTCTATAAAGCCCTCATACAAGACTTGTGATTAAGTCTCTCTGGAAAGACTTCGATAGCACCTCATAAGCATGATTTGTGTCTAATCCCGGCCGAGGAAGCACAAATTTCCTTAGGCATGAGTTTAGTTAACTTGGTTGTCTAAGTCACTTAGACGAAGTTATATGTAGCACTGCTTATGAGATTATAAATACCTCAGGTGAGGCATATGACCTCTCAAGAGGAAATTCTATCAAACCCTTAGGCAAGACTTGTGATCAATTCTCCCAAGCATAACTTTGGGTGTGCCTCTTATGCGTGATTTTTATGTCTCATTTCACCGGGGAAACACTAAGTCCCTTAGGCGAGAGTTTAGTTATCCTTGGGAGTCTAGGCCTCTTACACGAGATTATATGTAGGTCGCCTGATTATACTATAAGACCCTCAGGCGAGGCATTAGATCTCTCAAGCGCCGCAACTATCAATCTTTCAGGAAAGACTTATGATATAGTCTCTTAGACCAGACTTTGATTGCGCCTCTTAAGCGTGATTTCTATGTATGATCCCACCCAAGGAAACATTAAGTCCATTAGGCGAGAATTTAGTTAGCCTAGGGAGTTTGAGTCCCTCAGGCAAAGTTATATCTAGCCCGACTGATGTAAAATTAGTCCCCCATGAAAGGCTTTAGACCTCTAAGGCGAGACTTCTACTAAGCTCTCTGGAAAAATTTGTGATTAAGTATTTTAGGCCACGCTTCGTTTGCGCCTCTTATGCGTGATTTTTTGTCTGATCCGGATGAAGGAAACACTAAGCCCCTTAGGCAAGAGTTTAGTTAGTTAATGAAGTTTAAATCCCCTAGGCGGAGTTATATGAAGCTTAGTTGATGAGACTAAAAGTCCATCAAGTGAGGCGTTGGACTTCTCAGGCAAAACTTCTATCAAGCCCTCGTGCAATACTTGTGATCAAGTCTCTTAGGCTAGAATCTGGCCGCGCCTCTTAGGCGTGATTTATGTGTCTCATCCCACCTGAAGAAATATTAAGTCCCTTAGGAGAGAATTTAGTTAGACTGGGGAGTCTAAGTCCCTTAGGAAAAGTTACATGTAGCCTGACTGATGAGACTATAAGCCCCTTGGATGGAGCATTGGACCTATCAGGCAGGACGTCTATCAACCCCACAAACAAGAATTGTGAACAAGTCCCTTAGGCTAGACTTTGGTCATGACAAGGCGTGATTTATGTATCTCATCCAACTCGAGGAAACACTAAATCCCATAGTCAATAAACAACATAAGGTTTATTGTTGCTTGTAAGACTAATTGTACTAAACTACTAATGGTGAACTTTCTTTCTTGGGTTGGAATTCAACCTTTCATAAGTAAGTGTAGGTTGTATCAAATTGGGTTATCAattgattgtgttatttatttattttctgctcCATCAAAGTGTATAAGTTAATTGTGGTGATTCTAATTTAACTTGTCGAACCAGTTGCCAGGATATCGCATGCGACGTCTGTCCTCTAAGAAATAGAGTTTCAGGGGTGAACTCAAAAACCAAGTGGGATTCTATATTGGGATGATCTCAAACCGTTGTgaagatttttctttgtttattcttCTCAAACCCAAAAGGAAAGCTTTTCTTTAATGGTAGAATTCACAAACCAAACAGACGTACACAAATCACAAAAGAGCTTCTTGGTTTAGCTCAAAACCAAAACAATTACTTCCTAAGGaagaataatttattcaagaggAAAAAGAACTCTTGTTAAATTTATAATGATGTCCTCACCCATAACAACTTCCTCAGGAAACTCAAGAAGGTTCTCAAAGCGCTATGGCTAAAAATGTgtgagagaaaaagaaataatttatataaaaactaagagagagagaggggggagaGAGAGAATGATAGTGAGAGAGTGATGGAGAGAGATAGATAGAGAATGATGGAGTGagtgagagatagagagagagagagagagagagagagagtgtgtgtgtgtgtgagggagagaaagagaaagaaagaaacaatTTGTTTCATTGAATGGTGTAATTGTATGTTGTTACACGTATGGAAACTGCTCACATAGACTGCCTCAATCCAAATAGACTAAATTCTCCTCAAGGAATCACCACGTCATCGCACTCGTAGACCTGCATCACATGGCGGTACACTGGAACACGAATCTCGTTAGATCAAAATTGTTGATCTTGATTCAATGACCACTTGCGTTCTACGCTGGAAAATCCAAAAATGGCTACAATGGTCTGAGTCACACTCAAGTACGATTCAATTCATACTTGCAAATTTTCGACTTAATGTCATATTAACTTAACCGTCATAGTGCTAATATTTTTTGGAAGTATCTTCTTCAGTCACCGGAGAACCATCAATTTGGAAGCATTTACAAGTCTATCTTCATAAACATTCCAAACATTTACTATTCCATTATGGAATATTTGCACCATCTGtggaaatcaattttcttttgttCTCATGCATCTCTTCAATTTACAATTGTAACTACTTGCAAGTACCTAAATTTCacaattatttaatcatttaaatcatgAATATCTTCGATGTGAATCACActtcaaaaaattataattttttaaaaaatagagtGTTTTATTGATTCTAAGGTTGATACTATAGAAACTATGAATCATGTGTTTTTATCcaaataattgattaatttgaCTTGAACCACCTTGTAATAACTTTTATCTCAAGGTTTGATTTAATGCACGCAAAACATGATTTAATGTAGAACATAATTTAAATGTATTGCatttaattcaaatatatatatgcAAGACCTAACTTAACAGAAACTCAATAATCAAAGGCGATAAACTATAGTATAGAAAATGAGACAAGGATGGGAATAGGTCagaccggcctacaggggcctatagcctagcctatttaAGGCCAGACCAGACTTATTTAAAAAACATGTTAGATTTAGGCTTCTTTAAAagactatttaattaaataggtcagacttaggctattaaaaaagtctatgaagccttataagccgacctatattttcatatatattaaagatAGTTTAAATATGTTGGCCAATATATGCATGTATATTagaaaaatgctaaataggttggtctatatatgcatatatgtcataccccaaaatttgcccatactatttctcttatacaaattcaaatcaatacataaagctccaagacacattctcctatacaaggctcagaaactagggtttggtttgttcaaaggaaaatcaatgaatcaatggctccaaggcatcccatatggctcaaagtatcttacattacctctatgacaagtatcaagtctcagcttaaaagattgatcactcaaatgttcagaaagtcaacagtcgactgggttgacctaaaagtcaactatgggcaaagtaaagtcaaaactcctgattttttgtcaagatcctaatattgaagtatcattcaccatttgatcaagtattgatcatggttcatcaaggaaagatcaaaaatcaacagttcaaaaagtttctaaattagggtttgtatgggagaaagtcaactgaactttgaccagccataactctcacatggaacatcagaaaatttccatccaaagctcatcttgaatgaaattggattctctacaaatttgtctctcatatgccaagtctaaaaatgctccatttgagagatatggaccaaaacattataggtccttttcaaaagtcaaccaaaaagtcacttttttcaaaaggatatataaggagcatggaaaataattttgatatgagaccaaagacactggttagaggactccctaaggtttctaaaaagtcctagaacacttccatacctcaaaaattgagagagatagaccttgtcaaagttgggctattttggagggGAAAATGTGAAAGGATTGgaagatttttgcaaatgggcccaagttattttgattcaatcttgatccataagTCATCCAAGACCTCCATTCCAATTGCCACGATTTTCTAAGATTTAttggattttatatgaatttctattcatttaaattatggtttaatcaaatatttgaaagaaaaatagaaaatattggaTTTGCTTTTGGTTCCAATCAGAATCCATCATTATAAGGCCCCATATTTGATACAAATTTCGTGGAATTAGAGAttggaataaaaatattgaaatttggcCATATTTGGAAGGTTTAAAATCAGGATTCAAACCAAATTGCAATCATCAAAAATCAAGGggatttgatttagtttttaaCCTAGTTTGATTTCCTATATATGCCCAAACACATTCAGATGCAAAGAGAGGACGAATTCACTAGGATTGGCAGTTTGGAAAACTCATACAAACTCATAAAATctcaagaaaaatccaacttcgtTCTAGGAGTTTAGTACCCATTCAGAGACCTTTGAAGGTTCATACACATTCCAGGGTCACTCTTGATCGTTTCTCAATCGCCATTGGAGCTTGAAGCATTCATAATCGAAGCAGGTAAGTCACGGTTTGCTCCCTATTTATTTTCAATCCGATTGCATCCATTGGCGTAATATAAATTTGTTTTGAACATGTGTTTGTGTTTATCTGAGCATGTGCATTGTTTCTGGATGGTTTAATTACCGATTTATCACCTGTATGAACttatgccatggttagggttcttAGGTTTGGATTTAGGGATTTCAATTGCAAGCAAAATTGGGCTAAACCGAGGCCATCATCATGTTTAGATGTTGATTTCCAATCGATTCATGTACTTGTATGGAATTTATGTTGTGTATTCTATGAGATAGAGAATTGCAGGGATTGGCTATGGTGATTTTCGTAGGGAATTCACAGGTAGTTCGTAGCAAATCTCCAGAAGTCTTCACGAAGAAGACGATGCACAGGCGCGCGAATTcgttttgaatttattcaataTACTGTTTGCTATATTAGTATTGATAGTCATTGGTTTAACAAACATTGAAAAGTGGCTCGGTGGTGACAAGCGAGGTAGATAAGCGAAGGGTCCTCAGTTCGACCCTCACCCTTCTCACCTATTTTTCAATAATTGTCATCCACGAATCATGTGTGTGGTTTCCATGCGTGACTACCATGGATATTCAGATCAGAGCCTCAGGATTCCATCAATTTCAGATCCAGCACTCATAAACTTGCAGACCTACCATGGACTTCACGCGCCTCATCACATACAATCATAAGCTAagtttgtttatatttatatacatatatatgtattTGTTTTTCTCCATATATATTgtattctaaatttttttcttaCAAATAACAAATACTTATCTTATTTAAAatacttcttttatttattttatttatttatttatctataatGCCTATTttatctatttgttttatttatttattttaattactttaattattttaattatttgatttatttaaatatctttaataattcctatttattttattttgattctaAGAAATCCATAAAAAATGCCTTTGTGTCTGATTTTATTTTTTCtgctcgatttaattaattaggtcgcgagaccaataattaattaaatcgttcacGTTATTGTACTCAATtcacgcccgaatcagggtttacgagaattaatcctacactgaaaatattctttttttgtgCTTTTCTTCaggattggtgcacacacgcacacttttggggtaacctctctgttgctttgttgcctgttgccttgttgccttgtgtattttttgcagaatagccatgtccctcgaatacgaggatacctcagccatgctgcctcgataaatacaaaggtcataagaccctaatgatgctgcctttgatacaccaatatgacctcgaccctcggaagttgcctacgaaaggctgaggtatcctctggctgcctacgaaaggctattctggtctttcctct encodes:
- the LOC131603827 gene encoding uncharacterized protein LOC131603827, which gives rise to MSAMELPLLTSANNAMALSSLAQALVLQTVIATGKSLAYLLIATGSLLTDVNNLISPMDGRFPLDQLYKGNHTCEENKDGSETEDDDDDDDDDDVNDEDDDEDDEDFSGDEDDDEADPEDDPVPNGGGGSDDDDDDDDGEDDDGDDEDDEDEDEDEEEEEDEEVAALQPPTKKKK